One region of Armigeres subalbatus isolate Guangzhou_Male chromosome 3, GZ_Asu_2, whole genome shotgun sequence genomic DNA includes:
- the LOC134225560 gene encoding eukaryotic translation initiation factor 2-alpha kinase-like, whose product MPTFSTLIGPLLLAGTILLGGVATDAGTGGSGASEQASATVEKLPFCDDDVDKGRDISDRLLYVSTLDGRLSALDLTNGGDLLWSVETGPGPLLSSSIHRLELTNNGKWVRMIPSLGGCLYKFDGDTIEPIPFSAEDLLKSSFKFSEDLVISGGRETRSYGVSTRTGQVIYECTMRGCRNATEIMEDNVKNGPPREGTEAILQHDPLQDDVVVIRRQTQTVRAVESRTGSERWNFSIGHHELEMLKNEDCRGGGKNTLDPAILDLELKVVIPEGVVCAVRKSEPGKILWQHKFDHPIVSAWRAGDKNDLLTVDLFRGADWVWNANGQSLGSTEKDSNGMINPTLYLGMHQKQLYIQESSALMVRQMTDAQTVLLTDEEKFPTIPWKPYPARRKVVGLITDGSELEEQDTDDKQYAETTAIARSVLYQSSYVNGDGFFLFTPEDLDKKDHELCSNSSTTPAITDGGVRNESSIFDFAMDPDAPVKVIIISIWFWWKEILVISATTAFILNVMLRFKTEKEVVVFVERQVEVPVPIAVEATEEEFAPLEAATRSMGGRSLSESNSENFVSRFQEDFELVQCLGKGGFGVVFQVKNKLDDCQYAIKRVVLPNKQESKDRVMREVKTLAHCEHSNIVRYFHAWTETPPPGWQESQDKIWIERNCLSTSIDIETPTETSPPNSKLIPTSQSSIFGENYNKQKQHSSGQQPWLTKLPEPSYSVSNAGINHSNSSSFIQFHAHSKKSLRSETDDDSFQIEFRHDHEDTDAGGDSVDIVFEEPSQNDTSKIHHVISINETPETANIQQLRKNRHRRPLSLDLTSTGSVIRPTSMVSRSNTVDGTSAAPSSVAPSTVNSKIYLYIQMQLCQKQSLKEWLTFNNLCARQNRIIPIFEQIVDAVQYVHLKGLIHRDLKPSNIFFSLDGRVKIGDFGLVTDSSDLQYDKDNNLPEMDIIGAKERHTRQVGTQLYMSPEQQKGLPYDYKVDIYSLGIILFELLQSFGTEMERILTLKDVRRDKFPLKFEESYPDEYQLLKLMLSKQPSKRPTTYGIKARPPLKRLLTSKSTPLLRQQQTITPVEADADDLQRSSWSDCSDNSEWHFELPPRRKDSRSTTNSSTGSNQNQIFF is encoded by the exons ATGCCTACGTTCTCGACGCTGATTGGGCCGCTGCTGTTGGCCGGGACTATCCTCCTTGGCGGGGTTGCGACCGATGCTGGGACTGGCGGCAGTGGTGCCTCCGAACAAGCATCGGCCACCGTGGAGAAGCTGCCGTTCTGCGACGACGATGTCGATAAAGGGCGCGACATTAGCGATAG ACTGCTGTACGTCTCCACCCTGGACGGCCGGCTATCCGCCCTGGACCTTACAAACGGAGGCGATTTGCTCTGGAGTGTGGAAACTGGACCCGGTCCGCTGCTTTCGTCCAGCATCCACCGGCTCGAGCTGACCAACAATGGCAAGTGGGTTCGCATGATTCCGTCTCTTGGCGGGTGCCTGTACAAGTTCGACGGTGACACCATCGAACCGATACCGTTCAGTGCCGAGGATCTGCTGAAGTCGTCGTTCAAGTTTTCGGAAGATTTGGTCATTTCCGGTGGTAGGGAGACTCGCTCCTACGGGGTATCGACACGCACCGGTCAGGTGATCTACGAGTGCACGATGCGTGGCTGTCGCAATGCGACGGAAATTATGGAAGACAATGTGAAGAATGGTCCCCCTCGGGAGGGAACTGAAGCCATTCTTCAGCATGATCCATTACAGGATGACGTGGTCGTTATTCGTCGCCAAACGCAGACGGTGCGAGCGGTTGAGTCTAGAACTGGGAGTGAGCGATGGAACTTCAGCATCGGTCATCACGAGCTGGAGATGCTGAAGAACGAAGATTGTCGCGGAGGTGGGAAGAATACGTTGGACCCGGCCATTTTGGATTTGGAACTGAAGGTCGTGATTCCGGAAGGCGTGGTGTGTGCTGTAAGGAAGTCTGAACCAGGAAAAATCTTGTGGCAACACAAGTTTGATCATCCGATTGTAAGTGCCTGGAGGGCTGGTgataaaaatgatttattgacGGTGGATTTATTCCGAGGAGCGGATTGGGTTTGGAACGCTAACGGACAATCGCTCGGCAGTACTGAAAAGGATAGCAATGGAATGATCAATCCAACGTTGTACTTGGGCATGCATCAAAAACAGTTGTACATACAGGAATCATCGGCCCTAATGGTTCGTCAAATGACGGATGCCCAAACGGTTCTGTTGACGGATGAAGAGAAATTTCCCACGATTCCTTGGAAACCATATCCGGCAAGACGTAAAGTGGTGGGATTAATTACAGATGGAAGTGAGCTGGAGGAGCAAGATACTGATGATAAGCAATACGCTGAAACAACGGCAATCGCTCGATCGGTGCTGTACCAATCAAGCTATGTCAATGGCGATGGATTTTTCTTGTTTACTCCAGAAGACTTGGATAAGAAAGATCACGAGCTATGTTCGAATAGCTCCACGACTCCGGCTATAACAGATGGCGGAGTGCGAAATGAGAGTTCAATATTTGACTTTGCCATGGACCCAGACGCCCCAGTCAAAGTGATTATCATCTCCATATGGTTCTGGTGGAAGGAAATATTAGTCATTTCGGCGACGACTGCTTTTATTTTGAATGTTATGCTTCGGTTCAAAACCGAAAAGGAAGTAGTGGTGTTTGTAGAGAGACAAGTAGAGGTCCCTGTGCCTATAGCAGTTGAGGCAACGGAGGAAGAATTTGCACCGTTAGAGGCGgccactcggagcatgggaggAAGAAGCCTCTCCGAATCAAATagtgaaaatttcgtttcacGTTTTCAGGAAGACTTCGAATTAGTTCAATGCCTTGGAAAAGGAGGATTCGGCGTAGTGTTCCAGGTCAAGAACAAGTTGGACGATTGTCAATATGCTATCAAAAGGGTGGTGCTTCCAAACAAACAGGAATCTAAGGATCGTGTTATGCGAGAAGTGAAAACCTTAGCACATTGCGAACATAGTAATATTGTCCGGTACTTCCACGCATGGACTGAAACGCCGCCACCTGGATGGCAAGAAAGTCAAGATAAGATTTGGATCGAACGAAACTGTCTATCGACTTCGATCGATATCGAAACACCGACGGAAACATCTCCACCAAACTCCAAACTTATTCCTACTAGTCAAAGTAGCATTTTTGGGGAAAATTATAATAAGCAGAAACAGCATTCCAGTGGTCAGCAACCATGGTTGACAAAGCTTCCGGAGCCCAGTTATTCAGTGTCGAACGCCGGAATCAATCACTCCAATAGTAGCTCTTTTATCCAGTTTCATGCACATTCAAAGAAATCATTACGCAGTGAAACAGATGACGATTCATTCCAAATTGAATTCAGACATGACCATGAAGATACCGACGCAGGGGGAGATTCTGTGGACATTGTTTTTGAAGAACCCTCACAGAATGACACATCCAAAATCCACCACGTGATTTCAATCAATGAAACACCTGAAACAGCAAACATTCAACAACTGAGAAAGAACCGCCACCGTCGGCCACTTTCACTGGACTTGACCAGCACCGGTAGCGTCATCCGGCCAACTTCGATGGTTAGTCGATCAAACACGGTGGATGGCACTAGTGCTGCACCCAGTTCTGTAGCTCCAAGCACCGTCAATAGCAAAATCTATCTTTATATCCAAATGCAACTGTGCCAAAAGCAGTCACTCAAGGAGTGGCTAACATTCAACAATTTATGCGCGCGCCAGAACAGGATCATTCCTATATTTGAGCAAATTGTGGACGCCGTGCAGTACGTCCATCTGAAAGGCTTGATCCATAGGGACCTGAAACctagcaatatttttttctcgctCGACGGTCGTGTTAAGATCGGAGATTTCGGACTGGTGACCGATTCGAGTGACCTGCAGTATGACAAGGATAATAATCTTCCAGAGATGGACATAATAGGAGCCAAAGAGCGCCACACCCGGCAAGTAGGAACTCAGCTGTACATGTCACCCGAGCAACAGAAAGGTCTTCCCTATGACTACAAAGTCGACATTTACTCATTGGGTATTATTCTGTTCGAGCTGTTGCAAAGTTTCGGCACGGAAATGGAGCGTATTTTAACGCTGAAGGACGTGCGAAGGGACAAATTTCCACTAAAGTTTGAGGAGAGCTACCCAGATGAG TACCAACTCCTCAAACTGATGCTCTCGAAGCAACCCAGCAAGCGACCAACTACTTATGGTATCAAAGCGCGCCCTCCTCTGAAGCGTTTGCTAACAAGCAAATCCACCCCGCTTCTGAGGCAACAGCAGACGATAACGCCGGTAGAAGCAGATGCTGATGATCTCCAACGGAGCAGCTGGTCGGATTGTTCCGACAACAGCGAGTGGCACTTTGAGCTACCTCCACGGCGAAAAGACAGTCGCTCCACTACTAATTCTAGCACCGGAAGCAATCAGAATCAGATATTTttctaa
- the LOC134225561 gene encoding small ribosomal subunit protein mS33: MSKYKDLVKLSTTYARRMNHLSNRIFSEVTRPTNPQSMKVVKMFSEEPIQCRDYVANWYPRHVETGVLAMKLREYGLFRDEHQDFKEEMQRLRALRGKAPPKKGEGKRASKK, encoded by the coding sequence ATGTCCAAATATAAGGATCTGGTGAAACTGTCGACGACCTATGCCCGTCGGATGAACCATTTGTCGAATCGAATCTTCAGCGAAGTGACGCGTCCGACCAACCCTCAATCCATGAAAGTGGTAAAGATGTTCAGCGAAGAGCCGATCCAGTGCAGAGATTATGTGGCCAACTGGTATCCCAGGCATGTCGAGACGGGTGTGCTAGCGATGAAACTACGCGAGTACGGCCTGTTCCGCGATGAGCATCAGGACTTCAAGGAGGAAATGCAGCGGTTACGAGCGCTGCGCGGCAAGGCACCGCCCAAGAAAGGTGAAGGCAAACGCGCCAGTAAGAAGTAG
- the LOC134220659 gene encoding LOW QUALITY PROTEIN: uncharacterized protein LOC134220659 (The sequence of the model RefSeq protein was modified relative to this genomic sequence to represent the inferred CDS: inserted 2 bases in 1 codon) → MDCEVAARRYREKIAMCYGVNPSTLKTTPQEVPLTITFASIYQFLVEDPNPFTGQPKDCAKGMEAILYYKNGWVKSVSGKKVHDVYAVHGSVRHSFALNEKPLTPWILISESGRILAAHCNCAIGLLECCSHIGATLFALEGIRTSILEKKLSVTDLPAYWKKPPTSISENLYKKVRDIDFGKQIQKTYYATTPSTSTNYDFRCRNLLSSLQMDGINVAGTTLFCGEKQMAFSCTICXHESELKNDLKNYNFQQLYDPLNKSTIEQLQKVAAEFIRNFTSDPDLLMKIDKLTADQSDSKWWNVFRSGRITASNMKDVCCTKPEQPSMSLVKRICYPNEATFTSSATRYGKTYEVKAVEQLFESVKHLHQNLLKRKSGFVIHEDYPFMGASPDAIFLCDCHGVLTVEVKCPFSARNRADMVDTLLQLKDSFITRNEEHHIILKTKHKYFFQAFMQVHICKANFGYFYVWSPHQVLVFEIKRNDNYWEICKNKALSFFENVIFPELVAKKITEK, encoded by the exons ATG GATTGTGAAGTGGCTGCACGAAGATATCGCGAGAAAATCGCCATGTGTTACGGAGTGAACCCGTCAACACTGAAAACGACGCCGCAGGAAGTGCCTTTGACGATCACATTTGCCAGCATATATCAATTCTTGGTCGAGGATCCAAATCCATTTACGGGTCAACCCAAAGACTGCGCTAAAGGCATGGAAGCTATTTTGTATTACAAAAATGGATGGGTTAAGAGTGTTTCCGGAAAGAAAGTTCACGACGTATACGCAGTGCATGGATCCGTACGACATTCCTTCGCACTAAATGAAAAACCTCTGACACCATGGATTTTAATTAGTGAATCCGGCAGGATACTTGCAGCGCACTGCAACTGTGCCATCGGTCTTTTGGAATGTTGCAGTCATATCGGTGCAACGTTGTTTGCATTAGAGGGCATTCGAACGTCAATACTCGAGAAGaaa TTGTCAGTTACTGATTTACCGGCGTACTGGAAGAAGCCACCGACGAGTATCAGCGAAAACCTGTATAAAAAAGTACGTGACATTGACTTTGGCAAGCAGATCCAGAAAACATATTATGCCACCACTCCATCAACTTCAACTAATTACGATTTTCGCTGTCGAAATTTATTGAGCTCGCTACAGATGGACGGAATAAATGTTGCTGGTACCACTCTATTTTGTGGTGAAAAACAAATGGCCTTCAGTTGTACAATTTG ACACGAGTCTGAACTTAAAAATGATCTTAAGAACTACAATTTCCAACAACTCTACGACCCTTTAAACAAGAGTACAATTGAGCAGTTACAAAAAGTAGCGGCAGAGTTCATTCGCAATTTTACAAGTGATCCAGATCTGTTGATGAAGATTGATAAGCTTACCGCAGACCAATCGGATTCCAAGTGGTGGAATGTTTTCCGAAGTGGGCGTATCACGGCTTCAAACATGAAAGATGTGTGTTGCACAAAACCGGAGCAACCATCGATGTCATTGGTGAAAAGAATATGTTACCCCAATGAAGCAACATTCACTTCATCCGCTACAAGATACGGCAAAACTTACGAAGTAAAAGCAGTTGAACAATTGTTCGAATCAGTGAAGCACTTGCATCAGAACTTGTTAAAAAGAAAATCGGGATTTGTAATTCATGAAGATTATCCGTTTATGGGTGCATCGCCGGATGCAATATTTTTGTGTGATTGCCACGGTGTATTAACAGTCGAAGTGAAGTGCCCCTTCTCAGCTCGCAATCGTGCAGATATGGTTGACACATTATTGCAGCTAAAGGACTCTTTCATTACACGGAATGAGGAACATCATATTATATTGAAAACGAAGCATAAATATTTCTTCCAAGCATTCATGCAGGTTCACATTTGTAAAGCTAATTTTGGCTATTTTTATGTGTGGTCACCGCATCAGGTTCTAGTATTTGAGATCAAACGCAACGATAATTATTGGGAAATTTGCAAGAATAAGGCAttgagtttcttcgaaaatgtaATATTTCCAGAGCTAGTAGCTAAGAAAATAACCGAAAAATAA